The Aspergillus chevalieri M1 DNA, chromosome 5, nearly complete sequence genome includes a region encoding these proteins:
- a CDS encoding uncharacterized protein (COG:S;~EggNog:ENOG410PT59): MEDRPYPGLLPKRPNVVDRGLKPGPLTIPKNLGASVKSPVRLIAEDERSDIQSSVSPMSRRNPGSLASAAHSRNASVISPLSVQQQSQQFQHPFATHLQNRQSTSRKEKGHSRSESWESDLLDAYSSSDDDSVDRASSCYSRRSSLTSMGSEYPGFGYRSADAFSIGSPVALGVFDDTASVLAESVSFNEDKTIAVEHDEDQKAKKIAKKPSMAEVNKPLPREPPIQLAPLTVVKPPKTPRTPKTPKTTMNRAEGEAQKQCDGKCDEQRYATLRTGKSSRGPTLSQAEEELENALLQYCTKPSTAPNNGANAPNTSARAKQAKKACSTSNLTASRGSLPGALQISRGDMQMKPTRPAPRPPSNTLPHTILQQLEEEKKKQQNSKMPFHLAVPGFGRKLHLRSFSSSNMRSEMESAALRDRGTESLNNNINHNKKNDDDNNNNNNNNKEQIQSVPESQRPTSIGSERELRLQLPRLQTKKMEPVGQWAAAATAALAATRTPPTTTATTPSTLSERTPDSESSVVGGPVKPVDHEFTEEKVFVSSSKMRRSNTYVLPYQLGSLQAPEIIYELDGGMPSPVRVGTTNVPYPSSPPSITMPSIMPDRAVQSILEQASSLDDLFSLAVLNRQFYRIFKQHELDMIKGAVFKMSAPAWELREMSPPWASEWQVFLDPDAQVPDYTPSLYLQRYAHDIFTLAQLKSLILTRCSSFLRPDTIRGLAGVDSERATEIDDALWRIWTFCRIFGCGKGRENDITGQMDWLNGGVQARNQHTSITFSISEPFGMNNVLFEPPAGFGQGNLGGLSKGQMYDMTELFTCLNVLLQPIHGKCAEARRAGVYNGLDVKVGDDSKEEKYLEEWTCYVLTLGLSAVLSLGSVCPIKNPTATFEKAKSMGLTKWDLLDDDVTRSSFLKEAVSKSYMTCEAAAAGSSCSSVRSCGASATSSSSSLVDDSSFRSRTNSSSSDQSVQDHRVRQAAFAAELRNQRSQPRINVTRTSFSDERPISSYTVVMNGLEQQSRPPVPPMPDLARFNQPVFYMQSSTRPGSGSGPVLDPVDRAIDMIVRELGFNEKDAKWALKTTDTGEGIDTNAAVALLMRERQNQASHGQTTQRLGGKRGLFSSSFSSSSSRSGQGSLLSSVISEESGSGWRWA; the protein is encoded by the exons ATGGAAGACCGTCCATATCCAGGACTTTTGCCTAAGCGACCGAACGTTGTCGATAGAGGTCTCAAACCCGGACCTCTGACGATTCCGAAGAACCTGGGAGCATCAGTGAAATCGCCAGTCCGGTTGATAGCAGAGGACGAACGATCCGATATACAATCGTCCGTGTCGCCAATGAGTCGAAGAAACCCAGGATCGCTAGCGAGTGCCGCGCATTCGCGCAATGCAAGCGTGATATCACCGCTCAGCGTGCAACAGCAGAGTCAACAATTCCAGCATCCATTCGCGACTCATCTCCAGAACAGACAGAGCACGagcaggaaagaaaaaggccACTCGCGGAGTGAGTCGTGGGAAAGCGACCTGCTGGACGCATATTCGTCCTCCGACGATGATAGCGTCGACCGGGCTTCATCGTGCTATTCCCGACGGTCGTCGCTCACGAGTATGGGATCTGAATATCCGGGGTTCGGATACAGATCGGCAGATGCGTTCTCGATCGGGTCACCAGTGGCGCTCGGAGTGTTTGACGATACAGCGTCTGTGCTGGCAGAATCAGTGAGTTTTAACGAGGACAAGACGATCGCGGTGGAACATGATGAAGATCAGAAAGCCAAGAAGATAGCCAAAAAACCGTCGATGGCGGAGGTGAACAAACCACTGCCCCGGGAACCACCAATACAATTGGCCCCGTTGACAGTAGTCAAACCTCCGAAAACCCCCAGAACACCCAAAACACCCAAAACAACCATGAATCGTGCAGAAGGCGAAGCGCAGAAACAATGTGATGGAAAATGTGATGAGCAGCGCTACGCCACTCTGCGCACAGGGAAGTCTTCCCGAGGGCCCACCTTATCACAGGCGGAGGAAGAGTTGGAAAACGCCTTATTGCAGTATTGCACTAAGCCTAGTACTGCCCCGAACAATGGAGCTAATGCACCTAATACTAGTGCGCGTGCTAAGCAGGCGAAAAAAGCCTGTAGCACCAGCAATCTGACAGCCTCGCGCGGGTCACTCCCTGGTGCGCTGCAGATAAGTAGAGGCGACATGCAGATGAAGCCGACTCGTCCTGCTCCTCGTCCTCCCTCCAACACTCTGCCTCATACTATCTTACAACAActggaggaggagaagaaaaaacagcAAAACTCCAAGATGCCTTTTCATCTGGCTGTGCCTGGCTTTGGGCGCAAGTTGCATCTTCGTTCCTTTAGCAGTTCCAATATGCGATCGGAGATGGAGTCCGCTGCTCTGCGCGACCGTGGAACTGAGAgcctcaacaacaacatcaacCACAACAAGAAAaacgacgacgacaacaacaacaacaacaacaacaacaaagaaCAAATCCAGTCCGTTCCAGAATCGCAGAGACCAACCTCGATCGGCAGTGAAAGAGAGCTGCGACTTCAACTGCCTCGTCTGCAGACAAAGAAGATGGAGCCGGTCGGACAATGGGCCGCTGCTGCGACTGCGGCACTAGCAGCAACGagaacaccaccaacaacgaCAGCCACCACTCCCTCGACTCTCTCTGAACGTACACCAGACAGCGAGTCGAGTGTCGTCGGAGGTCCCGTCAAGCCCGTCGACCACGAATTCACCGAAGAAAAGGTATTTGTCTCGTCCAGCAAGATGCGACGCAGCAACACCTATGTCCTTCCCTACCAACTGGGCAGTCTTCAGGCCCCGGAGATCATCTATGAACTCGACGGTGGTATGCCTTCGCCCGTCAGAGTCGGCACTACCAACGTTCCGTACCCGTCATCGCCTCCCTCGATCACAATGCCGAGCATCATGCCCGACCGGGCCGTTCAATCGATCCTCGAACAGGCGTCGTCGCTGGATGACCTGTTCAGTCTTGCAGTGCTGAACCGTCAGTTCTATCGCATTTTCAAACAACACGAGCTCGACATGATCAAAGGCGCCGTCTTCAAGATGTCTGCTCCCGCCTGGGAGCTGCGCGAGATGAGTCCGCCCTGGGCTAGCGAATGGCAAGTCTTCTTGGATCCAGACGCGCAAGTGCCCGACTATACTCCCTCCCTCTACCTCCAACGATATGCGCACGACATTTTCACCCTCGCTCAGCTCAAATCCCTCATCTTGACCCGGTGCAGCAGCTTCCTCCGCCCCGACACGATCCGCGGCCTGGCTGGTGTCGACTCCGAACGAGCCACAGAGATTGACGATGCATTGTGGCGGATCTGGACGTTCTGTCGGATCTTCGGATGCGGGAAGGGCAGAGAGAATGATATCACGGGACAAATGGACTGGTTGAATGGCGGTGTTCAGGCCCGGAATCAGCACACCTCGATAACCTTCTCGATCAGCGAGCCGTTTGGAATGAATAATGTCCTGTTCGAACCGCCCGCGGGTTTCGGTCAAGGCAATCTTGGTGGTCTATCGAAGGGTCAGATGTATGACATGACAGAGCTCTTCACCTGCTTGAACGTGTTGCTCCAGCCGATCCATGGGAAATGTGCCGAGGCGCGCAGGGCCGGAGTATACAACGGCCTAGATGTCAAGGTCGGTGATGAcagcaaggaagaaaagtATCTAG AGGAATGGACATGTTACGTCCTCACATTAGGCCTGTCCGCCGTTTTAAGCCTCGGATCCGTCTGCCCTATCAAAAACCCCACCGCAACGTTCGAGAAAGCCAAATCCATGGGTCTGACCAAGTGGGATCTCCTCGACGACGATGTCACCCGCTCCTCGTTCCTCAAGGAAGCCGTCTCGAAATCCTACATGACCTGCGAAGCCGCCGCCGCAGGATCCTCATGCTCGTCCGTGCGGTCGTGCGGTGCCAGCGCCACGTCATCGAGCTCCTCCCTCGTCGACGACAGCAGTTTCCGGTCTCGAACCAACTCGAGTTCCTCCGACCAGTCCGTCCAGGACCACCGTGTGAGACAAGCAGCGTTTGCCGCGGAACTGCGAAACCAGCGCTCCCAGCCTCGCATCAACGTTACCCGCACCTCGTTCTCAGACGAGCGGCCTATCTCCAGCTACACTGTCGTGATGAACGGGCTCGAGCAGCAGTCCCGTCCGCCAGTACCGCCCATGCCAGACCTAGCTCGCTTCAACCAGCCCGTCTTCTATATGCAGTCGTCTACTCGACCCGGCTCAGGCTCGGGACCCGTCCTTGACCCCGTCGACCGCGCGATTGACATGATCGTGCGGGAGCTGGGGTTCAACGAGAAAGATGCCAAGTGGGCGCTGAAAACCACCGACACGGGCGAGGGAATTGACACGAACGCGGCTGTCGCGCTGCTCATGAGGGAGCGTCAGAACCAGGCGAGTCACGGCCAGACTACTCAGCGACTGGGTGGTAAGCGGGGATTGTTCTCTTCATCgttctcctcgtcctcttcgcGGTCTGGCCAGGGGAGTCTTTTGTCGAGTGTTATTAGTGAGGAGTCTGGATCGGGATGGCGGTGGGCTTGA
- a CDS encoding uncharacterized protein (COG:S;~EggNog:ENOG410Q2PF;~InterPro:IPR011990,IPR002893;~PFAM:PF13374,PF13424;~go_function: GO:0005515 - protein binding [Evidence IEA]), with product MEYCQGQSQGQVSRRDSLLDTPLQTSTQQEFSKELTLSGSADGSSSKAQGRTRILRASEVLLSLAGRRSMNDILDEGPGIENFQEALRIFPPFRDDDGYMLGAVEARCPDCEAVFSSTTELEQHYLTRYCPGSAVAVYVMTRDRLITKGYRMEKRLVAFDCRPLRFFCGKCERAFAIDETERVDRLKRTAFVACKNCGEKCNISYEPVLNDPRDSGSFREVSMDLTPAVHGCSRSSSVTPRNITPRSVSRSKAPMSTNPNGTGELFFSKKARKIRDSWATKKLEQEEDELVAISFAGLYDLERVHAPNGVFQSIDDHIAGPLGGMTMSAPDGVPLIDKKPLTLCAEGNGLHRDISVDSRGDLLVAESRDSSLDKNTKRQSLFQKLFGRKTKGLSRAKSTSNRGKKLLKRVNTVRFSFISRESKHSSGKNTPRSTMFETEQARQALQSKEDLNSLAIPESEYIALLRDSQDIFVHMQYLSGAGAVIVHDASGRQRILQMDEVAQLFLQLKDEVAAATTWSKMLSCRVRGESALKQGNLRAAVVEYHDALRMLQETPGLDVDKLVRAAMLHAMGHAYRGLNMAAESEMCYLESLGLYKRALGRDHPKNFEILHDIGTLCEKDGYATEAAALYERSFAGRLKTLGHNAPETLNSMQDLASLKDLLGDLESALLLLEKAVPALETVFGAQNGTTLDAMNKLSQLYQKLGLNKESRTISGRTIPHCKTFFGLNSPVTRDTVIRYLQSSDNFDFPADIKDILEQYRRSRDPESLKVIHQLGRSYMSAGLNRDAADLFEGLVDDFLAVKGPEALDTFHALSALCVSREHVDSIEKAIHAYKQLVHMARKTPEDHYSRKKIGYAEKRISELNHRREILAAERIEWGLNQPGPCRNCNTPTPRLCNSCKITRFCSEPCHAAAIEAHIPSCIPSVSLRESKSLAVKPICPAQDQALLRIRCSDPADISVLNSYTFYLDPRNFTTFRMKFRPEVNTVILFSQNSDVKFAMVDSVPAPAAPFASTSTSTSTSTEEYDHEPNQNHLNWLTPTTQDCISFNPRTDLPTTTIPSNTTNAQSRYLLVTPGNDMLKSIIDKRVHARSGANGSGGRSDGDRFRSLDVPSMELIEYAQGLHLTGYMGEPLMYVIEWKWK from the exons ATGGAGTACTGCCAGGGACAGAGTCAGGGACAGGTTTCTAGGAGGGATTCTTTGCT TGACACACCCCTCCAAACATCCACGCAACAAGAATTCTCCAAAGAACTTACCCTCAGCGGCTCCGCAGACGGCAGCTCCAGCAAAGCCCAAGGACGAACCCGTATTCTCCGCGCGTCAGAGGTGTTATTATCGCTCGCAGGGCGGCGGTCGATGAATG ATATCCTAGACGAGGGCCCAGGAATCGAGAATTTCCAAGAAGCACTGCGGATATTTCCCCCGTTCCGAGATGATGATGGGTATATGCTTGGGGCGGTGGAGGCGAGGTGTCCGGATTGCGAGGCGGTTTTTTCATCGAC GacggagttggagcagcatTACCTGACAAGGTATTGCCCTGGGAGTGCGGTGGCGGTTTATGTGATGACTAGAGACCG TTTGATCACGAAGGGATATCGGATGGAGAAGCGACTAGTTGCGTTTGACTGCCGACCACTTCGATTTTTTTGCGGCAAGTGTGAGCGAGCTTTTGCTATTGATGAGACGGAGAGGGTGGACAGGCTTAAGA GAACAGCATTCGTGGCGTGCAAAAACTGCGGAGAAAAGTGCAACATCTC ATATGAGCCCGTCCTCAACGACCCCCGAGACAGCGGCAGCTTCCGAGAAGTCTCAATGGACCTCACCCCCGCCGTTCACGGCTGCAGTAGAAGTTCCAGCGTGACTCCGAGAAACATCACTCCGCGAAGCGTCAGTCGGTCCAAGGCTCCCATGTCAACGAATCCTAATGGGACCGGGGAGCTGTTTTTCTCGAAAAAAGCGAGGAAGATTCGTGATTCGTGGGCGACTAAGA AACTGGagcaggaggaggatgagctGGTTGCAATTAGTTTTGCGGGGCTGTATGATTTGGAGAGAG TACATGCGCCGAACGGTGTGTTTCAGTCGATAGACGACCATATTGCCGGTCCGTTAGGTGGTATGACCATGAGTG CGCCTGACGGTGTACCGCTCATCGACAAGAAGCCTCTCACGCTTTGCGCAGAGGGGAATGGCCTTCATAGAGATATCTCTGTCGACTCACGGGGTGATCTCTTGGTGGCTGAGTCGCGGGACTCTTCGCTCGACAAGAATACTAAGAGACAGTCACTGTTCCAGAAACTCTTTGGCCGAAAGACAAAAG GCCTATCACGCGCAAAATCCACCTCGAACCGTGGCAAAAAACTACTGAAACGAGTCAACACCGTGCgcttctccttcatctccCGCGAATCCAAACACTCCAGCGGAAAGAACACACCCCGCTCAACAATGTTCGAAACAGAACAGGCACGCCAAGCCCTCCAATCCAAAGAAGACCTCAACAGCCTCGCAATCCCCGAATCCGAGTACATCGCCCTGCTCCGCGACAGCCAAGACATCTTTGTGCATATGCAGTATCTTTCCGGGGCGGGGGCAGTGATTGTCCACGATGCATCGGGTCGTCAGCGGATTCTGCAGATGGATGAGGTTGCGCAGCTCTTTCTGCAGTTGAAGGATGAGGTGGCTGCTGCGACAACGTGGTCGAAGATGCTTTCTTGTCGGGTACGCGGGGAGTCTGCGTTGAAGCAGGGGAATTTGCGCGCCGCGGTTGTAGAGTATCATGATGCGCTTAGGATGTTGCAGGAGACGCCGGGGTTAGACGTTGACAAGCTCGTGCGAGCGGCAATGCTGCATGCGATGGGTCATGCATATCGGGGGCTGAATATGGCCGCGGAGTCAGAGATGTGCTATCTCGAGTCATTAGGGCTGTACAAGCGGGCTCTTGGCCGCGATCATCCCAAGAACTTCGAAATCCTGCATGACATAGGCACACTCTGTGAAAAAGATGGCTACGCAACCGAAGCCGCAGCACTATACGAACGCTCCTTCGCAGGCCGTCTCAAGACCCTAGGCCACAACGCCCCCGAAACCCTAAACAGCATGCAAGACCTCGCCTCTCTTAAAGACCTCCTAGGTGACCTCGAGTCCGCCCTCCTCTTACTTGAAAAAGCGGTCCCCGCCCTGGAAACAGTCTTCGGAGCCCAAAACGGAACCACCCTGGACGCAATGAACAAGCTCTCCCAGCTCTACCAGAAACTCGGCCTCAACAAAGAATCCCGCACCATATCTGGCCGCACGATTCCGCACTGCAAGACATTCTTTGGACTGAATAGCCCTGTCACCCGTGACACTGTTATTCGATACCTCCAGAGCTCGGATAACTTTGATTTTCCCGCTGATATCAAAGATATCCTCGAGCAATACCGGCGCTCGCGTGACCCCGAGTCTCTCAAAGTCATCCACCAACTAGGTCGGTCGTACATGTCCGCAGGACTTAACCGCGACGCAGCGGATCTTTTTGAGGGACTCGTCGACGACTTTCTAGCCGTCAAGGGACCTGAAGCTCTGGATACGTTCCATGCACTCAGTGCACTGTGCGTGTCGCGCGAGCACGTCGACTCCATCGAAAAGGCTATTCACGCGTATAAGCAACTAGTCCACATGGCGCGCAAAACACCCGAAGACCACTACTCGCGGAAGAAAATCGGCTACGCCGAGAAGCGAATCTCAGAACTTAACCACCGACGAGAAATTCTCGCCGCTGAACGCATAGAATGGGGCTTGAACCAGCCAGGCCCATGCAGGAACTGCAACACGCCAACACCTCGCCTTTGCAATT CATGCAAAATCACCCGCTTCTGCAGCGAACCCTGCCACGCCGCCGCCATCGAAGCTCACATCCCCTCCTGCATCCCCTCCGTCTCCCTCCGCGAATCCAAATCCCTTGCCGTGAAACCCATCTGTCCGGCACAGGACCAAGCACTCCTAAGAATCCGCTGCTCGGACCCAGCCGACATCAGCGTGCTGAATAGTTACACGTTCTACCTCGACCCGCGGAATTTTACGACGTTCCGGATGAAGTTCAGGCCGGAGGTTAACACGGTTATTCTGTTCAGTCAAAATTCGGATGTAAAGTTCGCTATGGTTGACAGTGTTCCCGCGCCTGCTGCCCCGTTTGCATCTACCTCTACTTCTACATCTACATCCACAGAAGAATACGACCACGAACCAAACCAAAATCACCTTAACTGGCTAACCCCCACCACCCAAGACTGCATCTCCTTCAATCCCCGCACCGACCtccccaccaccaccatccccTCAAACacaaccaatgcccaatcCCGCTACCTACTCGTCACCCCCGGCAATGACATGCTCAAATCAATCATTGACAAACGCGTACATGCACGCTCCGGCGCCAACGGCAGTGGCGGGCGCAGCGACGGGGACCGCTTCCGCTCGCTGGATGTGCCGAGTATGGAGCTTATTgagtatgcgcagggcttgcATTTGACGGGGTATATGGGGGAACCATTGATGTACGTTATTGAGTGGAAGTGGAAGTAG
- a CDS encoding Mpv17/PMP22 family protein (COG:S;~EggNog:ENOG410PSDD;~InterPro:IPR007248;~PFAM:PF04117;~TransMembrane:4 (n9-16c24/25o43-61i92-114o134-155i162-180o);~go_component: GO:0016021 - integral component of membrane [Evidence IEA]): MALPPIAKATLQSALINAGSNVLAQGIKAYRAEVPFTLDIQTLYQFTTCAFILSPVTFLWLEGLEASFPGEETVPKGNEKEKRPTKLNIPNTIAKILIDQILGGALNTALYIVTLGTLRGQDYDVIQTQLQNDFWPIMIAGFKLWPLVSILNFTVVPADKRLLVGSLFGVIWAVYLSLLSG; this comes from the exons ATGGCCCTTCCCCCCATAGCAAAAGCAACCCTCCAATCCGCCCTCATCAATGCCGGCTCAAACGTCCTAGCTCAGGGAATCAAAGCCTACAGAGCCGAG GTGCCCTTCACCCTAGACATTCAGACATTATATCAATTCACCACGTGCGCGTTTATCCTCTCGCCCGTGACATTTCTATGGCTGGAGGGTCTTGAGGCATCGTTTCCGGGGGAGGAAACCGTCCCCAAGGgaaacgaaaaagaaaagagaccaACAAAACTAAACATCCCCAACACAATTGCCAAAATCCTAATCGACCAGATCCTCGGCGGTGCCCTAAACACAGCTCTCTACATAGTCACCCTCGGCACGCTCCGCGGCCAAGACTACGATGTTATACAGACACAGCTCCAGAAT GACTTCTGGCCCATCATGATCGCGGGGTTCAAGTTGTGGCCGCTAGTCTCGATCCTGAACTTTACCGTTGTCCCCGCTGATAAGCGGTTGTTGGTTGGGAGTTTGTTTGGGGTGATTTGGGCGGTTTATTTGAGTCTTTTGTCGGGGTGA
- the GYP7 gene encoding GTPase-activating protein GYP7 (BUSCO:EOG09260N53;~COG:T;~EggNog:ENOG410PFJW;~InterPro:IPR035969,IPR000195;~PFAM:PF00566): protein MPSPSNKMSSSRIEYTPPASPSPTASFYDVSDDEEDEYNTIAHSASGRGVKLLFSKSKVYVHPSPSAKDNIPGFIALIQQKPAHRPEPASSSKRSDPSSYLLAWVPESSLGDAYNTYVKVDLSDAGSSPRQRYLVPPLPTTTTLKDPIGLYAFAVPLSEIYSLLVRPPSLGWWFGSLVINTRAGDSFPALFFHDSECESTILQKKKRTKETFDPFSDDGSMFWGGDEVLKWLRNYVNVQRSEVEKNAYLINPSDEDLVSFGNPMMREENTEQENQGGMDPWMKALKETRWKVLEQLSKITTFTKRTANDIAENPRIPPQIRRLMKNPQVQTLQDEFDSARIYLARWAMSLAEQSERERSQRIWTAKDVLEMEDSSVGEFEILEMETGTMGIHERRKIVTLEEWKGFFDMSGRLQVTVDEVTERIFHGGLDPNDGVRKDAWLFLLGVYPWDSSHDERQALMNSKRDEYLRLKGAWWERMIEGTSTAEEFDHWKEQRNRIEKDVHRTDRTIPLFAGEDIPHPDPDSPFADTGTNVHMEQMKDMLLTYNEYNPDLGYVQGMSDLLAPLYAVMQDDAVAFWAFVGFMDRMEQNFLRDQSGMRTQLLTIDHLVQLMDPQLYLHLQSADSTNFFFFFRMLIVWYKREFEWADVLRLWESLWTDYLSSSFHLFFALAILEKHRDVIMDHLKHFDEVLKYINELSNSMELIPLLTRAESLFRRFERTVQAIDKKNNFPPAPTAHRRKPSQTDKGKSRAPEGSSTGVSAGSTRSGDGEDAETKVISPELRMLLRRDIPWRRQVRVEQKKPA from the exons ATGCCATCCCCATCGAATAAAATGTCCAGTTCGCGAATAGAATATACTCCTCCTGCATCGCCGTCCCCCACGGCCTCGTTCTACGACGTcagcgacgacgaagaggacgagTACAACACCATCGCCCACTCTGCATCGGGGAGAGGCGTCAAACTGCTATTTTCAAAGAGCAAA GTCTACGTCCATCCGTCTCCCTCCGCCAAAGATAACATCCCCGGATTTATCGCCCTCATCCAGCAAAAACCCGCGCATCGCCCAGAGCCCGCCAGCTCGTCGAAACGCTCCGATCCTTCCTCCTATCTCCTCGCCTGGGTCCCTGAATCTTCCCTTGGCGATGCATATAATACCTACGTGAAAGTCGATTTATCCGATGCAGGTTCATCGCCGCGACAGAGATACCTAGTGCCGCCCCTGCCGACGACAACGACCCTCAAAGACCCCATCGGTTTATATGCGTTTGCCGTCCCGCTATCGGAAATATACTCGCTGCTCGTGCGCCCGCCTAGTCTAGGATGGTGGTTTGGGAGTTTGGTAATAAACACGCGTGCGGGCGATAGTTTCCCCGCGCTCTTTTTCCACGACAGCGAGTGCGAGTCGACAATtctgcagaagaagaagaggactaAGGAGACATTTGATCCGTTCAGCGACGATGGAAGTATGTTCTGGGGCGGCGATGAAGTGCTCAAGTGGCTTCGGAACTACGTCAACGTGCAGCGCTCGGAGGTCGAGAAGAACGCGTACCTGATCAACCCGTCGGACGAAGATCTGGTCTCGTTTGGGAATCCGATGATGAGGGAGGAGAATACGGAGCAGGAGAATCAGGGCGGGATGGATCCGTGGATGAAGGCGCTCAAGGAGACGAGGTGGAAGGTGCTTGAGCAGTTGAGCAAGATTACTACGTTTACGAAACGGACTGCCAACGATATCGCTGAGAACCCTCGTATTCCACCGCAGATTCGTCGTCTTATGAAGAATCCTCAGGTTCAGACGTTGCAGGATGAGTTTGATAGTGCGAGGATATACCTGGCGCGTTGGGCGATGAGTCTTGCGGAACAGAGCGAGAGGGAGCGGAGCCAGCGGATATGGACTGCAAAGGACGTTCTCGAGATGGAGGATAGCTCTGTGGGAGAGTTTGAGATTCTCGAAATGGAGACTGGGACGATGGGCATCCACGAACGACGTAAGATCGTCACACTGGAAGAGTGGAAGGGCTTCTTCGATATGTCCGGACGGCTACAGGTGACTGTTGACGAAGTCACGGAGAGAATCTTCCATGGAGGTCTGGATCCGAATGACGGCGTCCGAAAGGATGCATGGCTTTTTCTTCTCGGGGTGTATCCGTGGGACAGCAGCCATGACGAACGTCAGGCGCTGATGAACTCGAAGCGGGATGAGTACCTTCGTCTGAAAGGCGCCTGGTGGGAAAGGATGATTGAGGGAACTTCTACGGCCGAGGAGTTTGATCACTGGAAAGAGCAGAGGAACCGGATTG AAAAAGATGTCCACCGGACAGACCGCACGATTCCACTGTTTGCAGGAGAAGACATTCCTCATCCCGACCCCGACTCTCCTTTCGCTGATACAGGCACGAACGTCCACATGGAACAGATGAAGGACATGCTTCTGACCTACAACGAATACAACCCCGATCTGGGTTATGTCCAGGGGATGAGCGATCTCCTTGCACCTCTTTACGCCGTCATGCAAGACGACGCCGTCGCCTTTTGGGCATTTGTCGGGTTTATGGACAGAATG GAACAAAACTTCCTCCGCGACCAATCCGGCATGCGCACTCAACTCCTCACCATTGACCACCTCGTCCAGCTCATGGACCCCCAACTCTACCTGCACCTCCAATCTGCCGACAGCACAaactttttcttcttcttccgcatGTTGATCGTATGGTACAAGCGCGAATTCGAATGGGCAGACGTCCTCCGTCTCTGGGAATCCCTTTGGACAGATTATCTCTCCAGCAGCTTCCATCTCTTTTTCGCATTGGCCATTCTTGAAAAACATCGTGATGTCATCATGGATCATTTGAAGCATTTCGACGAAGTTCTTAAGTACA TAAACGAACTCTCCAACTCAATGGAACTTATCCCCCTCCTCACCCGTGCCGAATCCCTCTTCCGCCGCTTCGAGCGCACAGTCCAAGCAATCGACAAAAAGAACAACTTCCCCCCCGCCCCCACCGCGCACCGCCGAAAACCCTCGCAAACCGATAAAGGGAAATCAAGAGCTCCGGAGGGATCAAGTACCGGCGTTAGTGCTGGCAGTACCCGATCTGGAGATGGTGAGGATGCGGAGACGAAGGTTATTTCGCCCGAGTTGCGGATGTTGCTTAGGAGAGATATTCCGTGGAGGAGGCAGGTTAGGgttgagcagaagaagcCGGCTTAG